The following are from one region of the Bacillus methanolicus MGA3 genome:
- a CDS encoding YkuJ family protein has protein sequence MSQLQGILTRLKNLQDQSGGSEPAQRFFEVNGERKCQVTYHPKTETFELEVYNDKEKPKKYQFDNIDMITIEIFDLIQ, from the coding sequence ATGTCACAGCTTCAAGGTATTTTGACAAGATTGAAAAACTTGCAGGACCAATCTGGCGGTTCAGAACCCGCTCAAAGATTTTTTGAGGTGAATGGTGAAAGAAAGTGCCAGGTAACTTATCATCCAAAGACTGAAACGTTTGAATTAGAAGTATATAACGATAAAGAAAAACCAAAGAAATATCAATTTGATAACATTGATATGATTACAATCGAAATTTTTGATTTGATTCAGTAG
- the cbpB gene encoding cyclic-di-AMP-binding protein CbpB, which yields MISRDSGDFLKFSIKDVMIPSERVAHVQIGNNLEHALLVLTKSGYTAIPVLDPHYKLHGLISTPIILDSILGLERIEFEQLEKKRVEEVMNKSIPCLRIDSSSHSSLELLVDHPFLCIVDHEGYFEGILTRRSVLKLLNEYLYRSQNS from the coding sequence ATGATAAGTCGGGACAGCGGGGATTTTTTAAAATTTAGTATTAAAGATGTGATGATTCCTTCAGAACGAGTTGCTCATGTCCAAATTGGCAATAATTTGGAGCATGCACTGCTAGTTTTAACAAAAAGTGGATATACTGCGATACCTGTTCTTGATCCACATTATAAGCTTCATGGATTAATCAGCACACCGATTATCTTGGATTCAATTCTTGGCCTTGAACGAATAGAGTTTGAACAATTGGAAAAGAAACGTGTTGAAGAAGTCATGAATAAATCAATTCCGTGTTTAAGGATTGATAGTTCTAGTCATTCTTCGTTGGAGCTTCTTGTCGACCATCCGTTTTTATGCATTGTTGATCATGAGGGATATTTTGAAGGAATCTTAACGAGAAGAAGTGTTCTGAAACTGCTAAACGAATATCTTTACAGATCACAGAATTCATAG
- a CDS encoding MDR family MFS transporter → MGEAVNKQGTNSYADPKIKRPFVLASVMLAMFMGAIEATIVSTAMPAIVGDLGGFSKYSWVFSSYLLMNAVTVLIYGKLSDLFGRKPILTIGIIVFLIGSVLCGFAGSMSMLIVFRFIQGFGAGAVMPIATTIVGDIYTKEERARIQGYLSSVWGISAITGPALGGMLVEYVSWRYVFWINIPLGLLAIAGLWFFLHEKIEKKKPEIDYLGAILLTVSISALMIVLVEGGTHWPWSSLEVISLLVVSIIAFVFFIYQEKRAKEPMMPFSIWKERPIFIANIASLTTGIMLIGISSFLPAFVQGVMERSPIVAGFTLTSMSIGWPIASTMAGRLLLKIGFRKTSVFGGIFLTLGSIMLVTLSPNAGPIWAAAGSFLFGIGMGLTSTSFIVSVQSTVSWKQRGVATAAIMFMRNLGNTIGAALLGGILNLRLKEFFQENGGNLARNVTVDSVNSLLNQSERSRLPKQIRELLQDGLTNSLHFVYYAVLLFALISFLLIFFLPKNNENSVS, encoded by the coding sequence TTGGGAGAAGCAGTAAATAAACAAGGAACAAATTCATATGCAGATCCTAAAATTAAGCGACCTTTTGTTCTTGCATCCGTCATGCTTGCTATGTTTATGGGAGCGATCGAAGCAACGATTGTATCGACCGCTATGCCGGCAATTGTCGGCGATTTAGGCGGATTTTCGAAATACAGCTGGGTTTTTTCGTCATATTTATTGATGAATGCAGTTACGGTTCTGATTTATGGAAAGTTATCCGATTTATTTGGACGAAAGCCAATATTGACTATAGGCATTATTGTTTTTCTGATCGGTTCTGTGTTATGCGGCTTTGCAGGATCGATGTCAATGCTTATTGTTTTTCGCTTTATTCAAGGATTTGGAGCAGGTGCAGTGATGCCGATTGCAACAACGATAGTTGGAGATATTTATACAAAGGAGGAGAGAGCCCGAATCCAAGGATATTTGTCAAGTGTTTGGGGAATTTCTGCGATTACGGGACCGGCTCTTGGCGGAATGCTTGTTGAATATGTCAGCTGGAGATATGTCTTTTGGATCAATATACCGCTCGGACTTTTGGCGATTGCCGGTTTATGGTTTTTTTTGCATGAAAAAATTGAAAAGAAAAAGCCGGAGATTGATTATCTAGGAGCCATTTTACTTACCGTTTCGATATCAGCTTTAATGATTGTACTTGTAGAAGGGGGAACACATTGGCCGTGGTCTTCTCTTGAAGTAATAAGCTTGTTGGTTGTGAGCATCATTGCCTTTGTCTTTTTCATTTACCAGGAAAAGAGAGCTAAAGAGCCAATGATGCCTTTTAGTATTTGGAAAGAACGTCCTATTTTTATCGCTAATATAGCATCATTGACAACGGGTATTATGCTTATCGGCATCTCGAGTTTTTTGCCTGCTTTTGTCCAAGGGGTTATGGAGCGATCACCGATTGTTGCCGGATTTACCCTTACATCGATGTCGATCGGATGGCCGATAGCATCAACAATGGCCGGTAGATTATTGTTAAAAATTGGTTTTAGAAAAACGTCAGTTTTCGGTGGAATCTTTTTAACCCTCGGAAGCATCATGTTAGTTACTTTATCACCGAATGCAGGGCCGATATGGGCTGCTGCCGGTTCATTTCTCTTTGGAATCGGCATGGGGTTAACATCAACATCATTCATTGTATCGGTACAGAGTACCGTAAGCTGGAAACAAAGAGGGGTTGCAACAGCCGCCATTATGTTTATGCGCAATCTTGGAAACACAATTGGAGCTGCTTTGCTTGGCGGAATATTGAACTTGAGACTGAAAGAATTTTTTCAAGAAAACGGAGGAAATTTGGCTCGAAATGTAACGGTTGATTCAGTGAATAGTTTACTAAATCAATCCGAAAGAAGCAGGCTTCCAAAACAGATAAGGGAATTGCTGCAGGATGGTTTAACAAATTCTTTGCATTTTGTTTATTATGCCGTTTTGTTATTTGCATTGATTAGCTTTCTTCTCATTTTCTTTCTTCCCAAAAATAATGAAAACTCCGTTTCATAA
- a CDS encoding LysR family transcriptional regulator encodes MSSLSEFHLLSVLAQEMNMRKAAERLFVSQPALSQRLQNIEKEWGAQLFLRSQKGLTLTPAGEYVISFVKEVLAKEEKVRESIQALNTEVHGTLKIAVASIVGQNWLPQVLKKFVNRYPHAKISLITGWSSEILKSLYEDQVHIGIIRGTPDWKGIKIHLFKDSLYLVDTEITKPEQVLETDRPFIQFKSDSNYYQEIQDWWHRQFQTVPKRTIVVDQIETCKQMTFNGIGYAILPAITLNGAEKNIFKIPLFDEHNKQIKRDTWLLGYESAFQLKQVQAFVDLVKEHIKETNRE; translated from the coding sequence ATGTCGTCTCTTTCCGAATTTCATTTGCTGTCTGTTTTGGCTCAGGAAATGAATATGAGGAAGGCTGCTGAGAGGTTATTTGTCTCTCAGCCTGCACTTTCCCAGCGGTTGCAAAACATTGAAAAGGAATGGGGAGCACAACTTTTTCTTCGATCTCAAAAAGGACTGACACTTACACCGGCAGGAGAGTACGTAATTTCTTTTGTAAAAGAGGTGCTTGCAAAGGAAGAAAAAGTACGCGAGTCCATACAAGCCCTTAATACAGAAGTCCATGGTACGTTAAAAATCGCTGTTGCTTCAATCGTTGGGCAAAATTGGCTTCCGCAAGTACTGAAGAAATTTGTCAACCGCTACCCGCATGCAAAAATATCGCTCATAACCGGATGGAGCAGCGAAATATTAAAATCGTTATATGAGGATCAAGTGCACATTGGAATTATAAGAGGGACTCCCGATTGGAAAGGAATTAAAATTCATTTATTTAAAGACAGCCTTTATCTGGTAGATACAGAAATAACTAAGCCAGAGCAAGTCCTTGAAACAGACAGACCTTTTATTCAATTTAAAAGTGACTCAAATTATTATCAAGAGATTCAAGATTGGTGGCACCGCCAGTTTCAGACTGTTCCGAAGCGAACGATTGTTGTTGACCAGATCGAAACATGCAAACAGATGACTTTCAACGGAATCGGTTATGCCATATTACCTGCAATTACGTTAAATGGAGCAGAGAAAAACATTTTTAAAATCCCTCTTTTTGATGAACATAACAAACAAATAAAGAGGGATACATGGCTTCTTGGATATGAATCAGCATTTCAATTAAAGCAGGTACAGGCTTTTGTAGATTTAGTCAAGGAACATATTAAAGAAACTAATAGGGAATAA
- the dapD gene encoding 2,3,4,5-tetrahydropyridine-2,6-dicarboxylate N-acetyltransferase has translation MKMMDANEIISFIQNSKKSTPVKVYVKGQLSEIDFGPNAKTFINGNTGVVFGEWSEINRVLESNQAKIEDYVIENDRRNSAIPLLNIKNIKARIEPGAIIRDQVEIGDNAVIMMGAVINIGAVVGEGTMIDMNAVLGGRATVGKNCHVGAGAVLAGVIEPPSAKPVVVEDDVVIGANAVVLEGVTVGKGAVVAAGAIVIEDVPPYTVVAGTPARVIKEIDEKTKSKTEIKQELRQL, from the coding sequence ATGAAAATGATGGATGCAAACGAAATTATTTCATTCATTCAAAATAGCAAAAAATCTACACCGGTTAAAGTTTACGTAAAGGGTCAATTATCTGAAATTGATTTTGGCCCAAATGCAAAAACTTTTATTAATGGCAACACAGGCGTTGTTTTTGGCGAATGGAGTGAAATTAATCGAGTTCTTGAGTCCAACCAAGCCAAAATTGAGGATTATGTAATTGAGAATGACCGCCGGAATTCTGCGATTCCGCTATTGAATATAAAAAATATCAAAGCCCGGATTGAACCTGGTGCGATTATTCGCGACCAAGTTGAAATTGGCGACAATGCCGTGATCATGATGGGTGCAGTCATTAATATTGGTGCTGTTGTTGGGGAAGGAACAATGATTGATATGAACGCTGTTCTCGGCGGTCGTGCTACGGTAGGTAAAAATTGTCATGTTGGTGCAGGTGCTGTTTTGGCCGGAGTTATAGAACCTCCTTCAGCAAAGCCTGTAGTCGTTGAAGATGACGTTGTAATTGGAGCGAATGCAGTTGTATTGGAAGGCGTGACAGTAGGCAAGGGTGCTGTAGTTGCTGCAGGAGCAATTGTCATTGAAGATGTTCCTCCATATACAGTTGTGGCAGGCACACCTGCACGTGTTATTAAAGAAATCGATGAAAAAACGAAATCTAAAACAGAAATTAAGCAGGAACTTCGTCAATTATAA
- a CDS encoding N-acetyldiaminopimelate deacetylase: METMTSPFVKIRRDLHQIPELGFQEFKTQRYLLNYLQSLPQEAIEIKKWKTGLFVKVNGKNPRKTIGYRTDIDGLPITEETELPYRSLHEGNMHACGHDFHMSIALGLVTYFAKNPIDDHLLFIFQPAEEGPGGAEPMLKSEIMQEWKPDLIFALHIAPEYPVGAIALKKGLLFANTSELFIDLKGKGGHAAYPHQTKDMIVAACSLVTQLQTVVARYVDPLDSAVITIGKITGGTVQNIIAEKARLEGTIRTLSVDSMKRVKDRILSLIKGVEIGYECEVSVDFGSMYYQVYNEEKLTEEFMDYMRNHTDIQVIECKEAMTGEDFGYMLREIPGFMFWLGVESEYGLHHSKLNPNEAAIEKAISFLTKYIEYKGNR, from the coding sequence TTGGAAACGATGACAAGTCCGTTTGTAAAAATCCGCCGTGATCTGCATCAGATTCCAGAACTCGGCTTTCAAGAATTTAAAACACAGCGATATTTATTAAACTATCTACAGTCGCTTCCTCAAGAAGCAATAGAAATAAAAAAATGGAAAACCGGGCTTTTCGTAAAGGTTAATGGAAAAAATCCACGCAAAACAATTGGATACAGAACAGATATTGATGGTTTGCCGATTACGGAAGAAACGGAATTGCCTTATCGATCATTGCATGAAGGAAATATGCATGCTTGCGGCCATGATTTCCATATGAGCATTGCGTTGGGGCTCGTAACATATTTTGCAAAAAATCCAATCGATGACCATCTATTATTTATTTTTCAACCTGCAGAAGAAGGTCCAGGCGGTGCTGAACCAATGTTAAAGTCAGAAATAATGCAGGAGTGGAAACCGGATCTTATTTTTGCCTTGCATATTGCACCTGAATATCCTGTCGGTGCAATCGCACTTAAAAAGGGACTTCTGTTTGCAAACACCTCTGAATTGTTCATCGATTTGAAAGGAAAAGGAGGACATGCGGCCTATCCTCATCAAACAAAAGATATGATTGTTGCAGCTTGTTCGCTGGTTACCCAGCTTCAGACTGTTGTGGCAAGATATGTTGACCCTCTTGATAGTGCTGTCATAACAATCGGTAAGATTACCGGTGGAACGGTGCAAAATATTATTGCTGAGAAAGCAAGGCTTGAAGGGACAATTAGGACTCTTTCCGTTGACTCCATGAAAAGAGTGAAGGACAGAATCTTGTCTTTAATAAAAGGTGTAGAAATAGGATACGAATGTGAAGTAAGCGTGGACTTTGGTTCAATGTATTATCAAGTATATAATGAAGAAAAGTTAACAGAAGAATTTATGGATTATATGAGAAATCATACGGATATTCAAGTCATCGAATGTAAAGAAGCGATGACAGGTGAGGATTTTGGTTATATGTTAAGAGAAATTCCAGGCTTCATGTTTTGGCTCGGTGTTGAGTCAGAGTACGGGCTCCATCATTCAAAATTAAATCCAAATGAAGCTGCAATTGAGAAAGCTATTTCTTTTCTCACAAAATACATTGAATATAAAGGAAATCGATAG
- a CDS encoding peroxiredoxin, translating into MPERMVGKQAPRFEMDAVMPNKEFGKVSLEENMKKGKWTVLFFYPMDFTFVCPTEIIALSDRYDEFEDLDAEVIGVSTDTIHTHLASIKTDRKDNGLGDIKYPLAADTNHVVSREYGVLIEEEGVALRGLFIINPEGELMYSVINHNNIGRDVDETLRVLQALQTGGLCPANWRPGQATLNV; encoded by the coding sequence ATGCCAGAACGTATGGTAGGAAAACAAGCACCACGTTTTGAAATGGATGCAGTCATGCCAAACAAAGAATTTGGGAAAGTAAGCCTTGAGGAAAATATGAAAAAGGGTAAATGGACAGTTCTTTTCTTCTATCCAATGGACTTTACATTTGTTTGCCCGACTGAAATTATTGCATTATCTGACCGTTACGATGAGTTTGAAGATCTTGATGCTGAAGTAATTGGCGTTTCTACAGATACAATTCACACTCACTTAGCATCGATTAAAACTGACCGTAAAGACAATGGTCTTGGAGATATCAAATATCCATTAGCAGCTGATACAAACCATGTTGTTTCTCGTGAGTATGGCGTACTTATTGAAGAAGAAGGCGTTGCACTTCGCGGACTATTCATTATCAACCCAGAAGGCGAGTTAATGTATTCAGTTATTAACCACAACAATATCGGCCGCGATGTAGATGAAACGCTGCGTGTTCTTCAAGCTCTTCAAACTGGCGGACTTTGCCCTGCAAACTGGAGACCAGGACAAGCAACTTTGAACGTTTAA
- a CDS encoding TlpA family protein disulfide reductase, whose product MKLREPMPELTGATAWLNGEVTREQLIGEKPTLIHFWSISCHLCKEAMPQVNQFRDEYKDKLNVVAVHMPRSENDLDIEDIKKVAAEHGITQPIFVDSELKLADAFENQYVPAYYVFDKDGNLRHYQAGGSGMKMLEKRVNRVLSETEQSA is encoded by the coding sequence ATGAAATTACGCGAACCAATGCCTGAGTTGACCGGTGCAACAGCATGGTTAAATGGAGAAGTTACAAGGGAACAGCTTATAGGTGAAAAACCTACACTAATTCACTTCTGGTCAATCAGCTGCCATTTATGCAAAGAAGCAATGCCTCAAGTAAATCAATTTCGAGATGAATATAAAGACAAACTAAATGTTGTTGCTGTCCATATGCCACGTTCCGAAAATGATCTAGATATTGAAGATATTAAAAAAGTAGCAGCGGAGCATGGAATCACCCAGCCAATTTTCGTTGACAGCGAGCTTAAGTTAGCAGATGCATTTGAAAATCAATATGTTCCAGCGTATTATGTATTTGATAAAGACGGGAACCTTCGCCACTATCAAGCTGGCGGAAGCGGAATGAAAATGCTTGAGAAACGTGTAAATCGTGTCTTGAGTGAAACTGAACAAAGCGCATAG